The proteins below are encoded in one region of Silene latifolia isolate original U9 population chromosome 2, ASM4854445v1, whole genome shotgun sequence:
- the LOC141642678 gene encoding F-box protein At4g09920-like, producing MILSTRKRKHYSEVDLGRDRLSELPDDVIVHILSFLPILDAVRTVLLRRFRNLWTLVPILNCDLYEVLKNLVPNNQWPHNEVWRFNIFLRNVVALHKRSLIDKFHLHLGGDYVSGSREIGDDITRCLRFALDKQAKEIAFYDVFCQFPPTNLPDFTSQSLVNLELQYCRIPPQLQVNLGSLKQLLLDSVTICEAGLQQFISGCPSLQELSINYIYCIKKLRFSAPNINKFSLLVFDRYENEDPLVLDLPNLKTLDLEIDRIPHVLDVSSVRNMYLKNIIHDLDDEDDCRMFNIFFRKFEGAQVFQLSRKASEPFLHRLKLIDDLHLLEIRWKRLILELWVSCESCILGFYQLMRSSIHLEELIIYTSAEITSNSVFSTSSLCIHQDLEARFDMPPLEFSSDCVMPKLKTVTLHGYVKPWNRQLHLVSFLLKAATILDKLVIVPTKHLLTRDEELEFVKYVSSFQRASTSARVLFA from the exons ATGATATTAAGTACCCGAAAGCGTAAGCATTATTCAGAGGTTGATTTGGGGAGAGATAGGTTGAGTGAACTGCCAGATGACGTTATTGTCCACATTCTTTCTTTTCTGCCCATTCTTGATGCTGTTAGAACTGTCTTGCTTCGCCGTTTCCGAAACCTTTGGACTTTGGTCCCTATTCTTAATTGTGATCTTTATGAAGTCCTCAAAAATTTGGTTCCAAACAATCAATGGCCACACAATGAAGTTTGGCGGTTCAACATTTTCCTCCGCAATGTGGTGGCGCTTCACAAAAGATCCCTCATTGATAAATTTCATTTACATTTAGGGGGTGATTATGTGAGCGGAAGTAGGGAGATTGGTGATGATATAACACGGTGTTTGAGGTTTGCCTTGGATAAACAAGCAAAGGAAATTGCTTTCTATGATGTTTTTTGCCAGTTCCCTCCAACTAACCTTCCTGATTTCACAAGTCAATCTCTTGTTAACCTTGAACTCCAATATTGCCGTATTCCACCCCAACTTCAAGTCAACTTGGGATCTCTAAAGCAGCTTTTACTTGACAGCGTTACTATTTGTGAGGCGGGACTTCAACAGTTTATATCTGGCTGCCCTTCCTTACAAGAACTATCGATTAATTATATTTATTGTATAAAGAAACTGAGGTTTAGTGCTCCAAACATTAATAAATTCTCTCTTCTTGTTTTCGATCGTTATGAAAATGAGGATCCTTTGGTGCTTGATCTCCCCAACCTTAAAACTTTGGATCTGGAAATAGATCGGATACCACATGTCCTTGATGTTTCATCTGTGCGCAATATGTACCTTAAAAATATTATCCATGATCTCGACGACGAGGACGATTGTAGAATGTTTAATATATTCTTTAGGAAGTTTGAAGGTGCTCAAGTTTTTCAATTGTCACGTAAAGCTTCTGAG CCATTTCTCCATCGGCTCAAACTCATTGATGATTTGCATCTTTTGGAAATTAGATGGAAGCGTTTAATTTTGGAATTGTGGGTGTCCTGTGAAAGCTGTATTTTAGGGTTTTATCAATTGATGAGAAGTTCAATACACTTGGAGGAACTCATTATATATACAAGTGCAGAGATAACGAGTAATAGTGTGTTCAGTACCTCCAGTTTATGTATACATCAGGATTTGGAGGCCAGATTCGATATGCCCCCTTTAGAATTTTCTTCAGATTGTGTGATGCCAAAACTTAAGACTGTCACTCTCCATGGATATGTCAAACCTTGGAATCGTCAGCTTCATCTAGTTTCGTTCTTACTCAAAGCCGCAACTATCTTAGACAAATTGGTAATTGTCCCCACTAAGCATCTGTTAACAAGAGACGAGGAGCTGGAATTTGTCAAGTATGTGTCGAGCTTCCAGAGAGCCTCAACAAGTGCCAGGGTACTCTTTGCTTGA
- the LOC141640716 gene encoding uncharacterized protein LOC141640716, which produces MWKILIWKIITNVLPIGQEFHKRNIEVDTSCSMCGGDQRAMETSKHLFRDCGLSSRIWAGSDLGIRVEGAWGVSISGWIRFLSKRDEGTREVILFMATLWAIWTVRNKIKFQDQVLTSQGITNMVFKVIREQTNILWKSFNSRQLQADKEIEEGTPQTEALAIRNGRPVCILGLPTGCAVVRVKVDASWNSNYEAAFGWIASDGTGRELERRQARIREESALQAEALGIRDIVMWAQERRVLHLDISSDCLQLVTQLAETEKEDHRITGILEDIRASFSFFHCLVFNFDPRRFNGFAHNLAKQAMNL; this is translated from the coding sequence ATGTGGAAAATTCTAATTTGGAAGATTATCACCAATGTTCTGCCTATCGGACAGGAGTTCCATAAGCGGAATATAGAGGTGGATACCTCCTGTAGCATGTGTGGCGGTGATCAAAGAGCGATGGAAACATCCAAACACCTCTTTCGAGATTGTGGTCTTTCCAGCCGAATTTGGGCAGGCTCTGATTTAGGCATTCGGGTGGAGGGAGCATGGGGCGTGTCTATATCCGGCTGGATTCGCTTTCTCTCCAAAAGAGATGAGGGGACTCGTGAGGTGATCCTTTTTATGGCTACCTTATGGGCTATATGGACAGTGCGAAACAAGATTAAATTTCAGGATCAGGTCCTTACATCGCAAGGTATCACCAATATGGTCTTCAAAGTTATCCGGGAGCAAACAAACATCTTGTGGAAGTCCTTCAATTCGAGACAGCTTCAAGCTGACAAAGAAATTGAGGAAGGGACACCTCAAACGGAAGCTTTGGCTATTCGAAATGGTCGCCCGGTGTGTATTCTGGGCTTACCGACCGGTTGTGCGGTGGTACGTGTGAAGGTTGATGCTAGCTGGAATAGTAATTATGAGGCGGCTTTCGGATGGATTGCTTCTGATGGCACAGGGAGGGAGCTGGAACGGAGGCAGGCACGTATCAGGGAGGAATCGGCTCTGCAGGCTGAAGCTTTGGGGATTCGAGATATTGTGATGTGGGCACAAGAGCGGCGGGTTCTCCACTTGGATATTTCTTCGGACTGCCTACAACTTGTCACTCAATTAGCGGAAACTGAAAAGGAGGATCACAGGATTACGGGTATCCTTGAAGATATTCGGGCTTCCTTTAGCTTTTTTCACTGCTTAGTTTTTAACTTTGATCCGAGACGTTTCAATGGCTTTGCGCATAATCTAGCAAAGCAGGCCATGAACTTGTAA
- the LOC141642680 gene encoding uncharacterized protein LOC141642680, translating to MFDLTKMNPGEIIVVVCGFCVMLSMLFTSQLLSQHLFYWKNPKEQKAIIIIILMAPLYAIVSFVGLVDFFGTEAFFMFLESIKECYEALVIAKFLALMYSFLNISVSKNIVPDEIKGREIHHSFPMTLFQPHTTRLDHHTLKLIKYWTWQFVIIRPICSLLMIALQLLELYTSPVSWFFTIILNVSVSLALYSLVIFYHLFAKELAPHNPMAKFLCIKGIVFFCFWQGIVLELLVSVGFIRSDYAWLDVKYIEKGWQNILVCLEMVFFAVIQQYAYNVGPYSGDVGKWKVKKDN from the exons ATGTTTGACTTAACTAAAATGAATCCTGGGGAAATTATAGTCGTAGTTTGTGGGTTTTGTGTTATGCTGTCCATGCTTTTCACATCACAGCTTTTATCTCAGCACCTGTTTTACTGGAAGAACCCAAAAGAGCAGAAGGCTATTATCATCATTATCCTCATGGCCCCCCTTTATGCCATTGTCTCTTTTGTTGGTCTTGTCGACTTTTTTGGTACTGAGGCATTTTTCATGTTTCTCGAGTCCATCAAGGAGTGTTATGAAGCCTTG GTCATTGCCAAATTTTTGGCACTAATGTATAGCTTTTTGAATATATCAGTCAGTAAAAATATTGTGCCAGATGAAATCAAAGGAAGAGAAATTCATCATTCTTTCCCAATGACGCTTTTTCAG CCGCATACCACCCGTCTGGATCATCATACACTGAAACTTATCAAGTACTGGACATGGCAATTTGTGATTATTCGCCCAATTTGCTCTCTGTTGATGATAGCATTACAACTTCTTGAGTTGTACACGTCCCCCGTCAGCTGGTTTTTCACCATCATCCTCAACGTCTCAGTATCACTGGCGCTGTATTCTCTGGTGATTTTTTACCATCTTTTTGCTAAGGAGTTGGCCCCACACAACCCGATGGCCAAATTCTTGTGCATCAAAGGCATCGTCTTCTTTTGCTTTTGGCAG GGTATTGTGCTCGAGCTCCTGGTTTCTGTGGGTTTTATCCGTTCGGACTATGCCTGGTTGGATGTCAAGTACATTGAGAAAGGATGGCAGAATATCTTGGTGTGTTTGGAAATGGTATTCTTTGCTGTCATTCAGCAATATGCATACAATGTCGGACCTTACAGTGGCGACGTTGGTAAATGGAAAGTGAAGAAAGACAATTGA